In the Desulfobacterales bacterium genome, one interval contains:
- the mqnB gene encoding futalosine hydrolase: protein MSPYLLIVTAVKEEAALLAATIESPRSVRAGQREMTAGVLVDTPVNLLVAGPGQVNTVQALTSAIEWQRPAAILQVGCAGGFKQAGINIGDIAIASEEIDAHLGLEPERPTEIPVDPLPFSIGCYGGFEIKNRYAIGVELTRKAQSVISRKMAGMNITVNLGPFLTVSTITASDRRAEQYFDAYQVCMESMEGAGAAHVALHYGIPFLEIRAAANVVGKRERNHWNLPLAWERSQAAVMTLLKGGIF, encoded by the coding sequence ATGTCGCCTTATTTACTGATTGTTACAGCTGTAAAAGAAGAAGCCGCCTTGCTGGCGGCCACCATTGAGTCGCCGCGAAGCGTTCGGGCCGGTCAAAGAGAAATGACCGCTGGTGTTCTGGTTGATACGCCGGTAAACCTGCTGGTTGCCGGTCCCGGGCAGGTCAACACGGTTCAGGCACTGACATCGGCCATAGAATGGCAACGACCGGCAGCAATTCTTCAAGTTGGTTGCGCGGGCGGATTTAAACAGGCGGGGATTAATATCGGAGATATCGCAATCGCCTCCGAGGAAATCGATGCCCATCTGGGGCTTGAGCCTGAGAGGCCGACGGAAATACCGGTCGATCCGTTGCCGTTTTCGATCGGGTGTTATGGTGGATTTGAAATCAAGAATCGCTATGCGATAGGTGTTGAATTGACTCGAAAGGCACAGTCCGTTATCAGTCGGAAAATGGCCGGGATGAATATTACGGTCAATCTCGGGCCTTTTTTGACCGTTTCCACCATTACAGCCTCGGACCGGCGGGCTGAGCAGTATTTTGATGCCTACCAGGTGTGCATGGAATCCATGGAAGGCGCAGGCGCTGCCCATGTGGCCCTGCATTATGGCATTCCGTTTTTAGAAATCAGAGCCGCCGCTAACGTTGTGGGCAAAAGAGAGCGGAATCACTGGAACTTGCCTCTGGCATGGGAAAGAAGCCAGGCGGCGGTAATGACCTTGCTCAAAGGGGGCATTTTTTGA
- a CDS encoding 1,4-dihydroxy-6-naphthoate synthase encodes MNRPLTLGYSTCPNDTFIFYALAHQKVNLNELTYQITLADVESLNQRAAAGQLDITKLSFAAIGHLQESYGLLHCGAALGRGCGPLIVAKPGVELAQLGDTPVAVPGAWTTACLLLNLFSPHPVRTKAMTFDQIMPAIRAGEVEAGVIIHEGRFTYREYGLTCLLDLGQWWETQSGFPIPLGGIAVHRSLPEAVILKVQNTLKASIDYAKATPENAADYITRHAQEMAPQVISQHISLYVNEFTQDLGAEGRLAIKTLFQKAAEKGLMPFPTLPLFAC; translated from the coding sequence ATGAATCGACCATTGACGCTTGGCTATTCCACCTGCCCGAACGACACCTTTATTTTTTATGCGCTGGCGCACCAAAAAGTGAATCTCAATGAATTGACCTATCAAATTACCCTGGCGGATGTGGAATCGCTCAATCAGCGGGCAGCCGCCGGACAATTGGATATCACCAAGTTATCCTTTGCCGCGATCGGGCATTTGCAGGAAAGTTACGGCCTTCTTCATTGCGGAGCGGCTCTGGGGCGCGGCTGCGGACCCTTGATTGTGGCAAAGCCGGGAGTAGAATTGGCGCAACTGGGCGATACGCCGGTTGCCGTGCCCGGCGCATGGACCACCGCCTGCTTATTGTTGAATTTGTTTTCCCCGCATCCGGTCCGGACGAAGGCCATGACCTTTGATCAAATTATGCCGGCGATCAGAGCGGGCGAAGTTGAGGCGGGGGTGATCATTCATGAGGGCCGTTTTACCTATCGGGAATACGGGCTCACTTGCCTTCTGGATCTAGGGCAGTGGTGGGAAACGCAAAGCGGTTTTCCCATTCCCCTTGGTGGCATCGCGGTGCATCGAAGTTTGCCCGAGGCGGTGATTCTTAAGGTGCAAAATACGTTGAAAGCCAGCATTGACTATGCGAAGGCAACCCCCGAGAATGCGGCGGATTACATCACCCGGCATGCCCAGGAGATGGCGCCGCAGGTAATTTCCCAGCATATCTCACTCTATGTCAACGAGTTTACACAGGATTTGGGGGCAGAAGGCCGGCTTGCCATTAAAACGCTGTTTCAAAAAGCCGCTGAAAAAGGGTTGATGCCTTTTCCCACGTTGCCGCTGTTTGCCTGTTAA